The window CATGAGCGAACCGGTGACCGTGTGTGCCTCCGCCGCGCAATTCGCCACTGCGCGTCGACAGCTGCCTCCGCAAGTGCGAGTGGTGGAAATGACCTGCAACGACACCTGGTTCCGCGACAGCGGCCCGTGCTTCGTAGTCAACGACCAAAGCGGCGAAGTACGCGGTGTCGACTTCGAATTCAACGCTTATGGCGGTCTCGACGGGGGCTTGTACTACCCGTGGGACAAGGACGATCAGATCGCCAGCAAGATCCTTGAAATCGAACGCTTCGACCGTTATCGCGCACCGTTGATTGCCGAGCTCGGCGGCATTCAGAGCGACGGCCAGGGCAGCATCCTCACCACCGAGCAATGCCTGCTCAACCGCAATCGCAACCAGCATCTGGGCAAGGATGAAGTCACTCGCCGGCTGACCGATTACCTCGGCGCCGAGCAAGTGATCTGGCTGCCTCGCGGCTGCAAGTTCGACGAAACCGATGGCCACGTCGACGACCTCGCCTGTTTCGTTCGTCCCGGTGAAGTGGTGCTGCAATGGACTGACAATCGCGATGACCCACAGTGGGAAATCTATCAGGAGGCCTACGACATCCTGCGCAGCACCCGCGACAGCCGTGGCCGCGAGTTGACCGTGCACAAACTGCCGCAACCGGATGTGCTGGAGTGGACCGCCGAAGAGGCCGAAGGCCTGGATCAGCAGGACAGCACCCATACCCGTCAGGCGGGAACGAAAATCTGCGCGTCGTACATCAACTATTACGCCGGCAACAGCTCGATCGTGGTACCGCTGTTCGGTGATCGTAACGACAAAGTGGCAATGGCGACCCTCGCCGAACTGTTCCCGCAGCACAACATCGTCGGCATCGAGAACTCTCGGGAAATTCTCCTCGGCGGCGGCAACGTCGCGTGCATCACCATGCCGCAATACGCCGGCACCGCCAGCAACAAAAAGGGAGCGTAAATCATGGGCCTGCACAAACTGACTCAAGCGTTAATGCTGGTGCTTGCACCCCTGTGTGTGCAGGCCGCTGACACCGCCAAACCGGTGGTCAATCTTTACATCTGGGGCGAGTACCTGGCCCCGGACACCCTGAAGAATTTCGAGGCGAAAACCGGCATCCATGTGGTGGTCGATCACTTCGATTCCCTGGAAACCGTCGAGACCAAACTGCTCACCGGTCGCAGCGGCTATGACCTGGTACTGACGGCGGGGCAGCATCTGTCCCGAGCGATTCAGAGCGGCGCGATCCAGACCGTGGACAAGCAGCAACTGCCGCACTTTGCCGGGGTCGGCGAGGAGTTTCGCCAACACATGGCGGTGTTCGATCCGGGCAATCGCTACGCCGGGATCTACGCTTGGGGCACCACCGGCGTGGGCTTCCAGCAGGAAGCCGTCAAGCAGCGTCTGCCCGATGCGCCCACGGACAGTTGGGCGATGCTGTTCGACCCGGCCGTGGTATCGAAATTCGCCGATTGCGGGGTCAGCCTGCTCAACGATCCCAACGAAGTATTCGCCGCCGTCATGAAGTACATGGGCCTGGACATCAATCGCCAGAGTCTCGACGACCTGAAACTGGCCGAGCAGCAACTGGCGAAGTTCCGCCCGTACATCCGCTATTTCGACAACGACCTGAATATCAGCGATCTGGCCAACGGCAACACCTGTGTGGCGATGTCGTGGAACGGCAACGTGGCTATCGCCGCGGGTCAGGCGCAAGCGGCGAACAAGCCGTACGCATTGAAATACCGGATTCCGAAGGAGGGCACGTTGATCTGGTTCGACGCCATGGTCATTCCCAAGGACGCGCCGCACCCTCAGGCTGGACTGGCATTGATGGACTACCTGATGACCCCTGAAGTGATCGCACCGATCACCGACACCATCCACTACGCCAATGCGATCACGGCGGCGGATGGCTTGATCGACCCGGCGATTCGCGCCGATCCGGGGACCTATCCGGCGCAGGCGGTGCGTGCGTCGTTGTACAGCAAGAATGACAATGGCAAGGCGTTCAACCGGGCACTGATCCGGGCGTTCAGCCGTTTGAAATCGGGGTTGTGATTGGCTTTGATTGATGTATTGACTGGACTGTCGCCTTCGCGAGCAAGCCCGCTCCCACATTCGACCGCATTCCTATAGGAGTACTCGGTCAAATGTGGGAGCGGGCTTGCTCGCGAAGAACGATGATGCGGTCTACTTGCCCGCCACCCGCCACAAATACCACGCAGCCACAGTCCGATAAGGGCTC of the Pseudomonas sp. MAG733B genome contains:
- the aguA gene encoding agmatine deiminase, translating into MARLLDSTPKLDGFRLPGEFETKSGCWLGWPERTDVWRNGAKPAQKVWVQIVTAISMSEPVTVCASAAQFATARRQLPPQVRVVEMTCNDTWFRDSGPCFVVNDQSGEVRGVDFEFNAYGGLDGGLYYPWDKDDQIASKILEIERFDRYRAPLIAELGGIQSDGQGSILTTEQCLLNRNRNQHLGKDEVTRRLTDYLGAEQVIWLPRGCKFDETDGHVDDLACFVRPGEVVLQWTDNRDDPQWEIYQEAYDILRSTRDSRGRELTVHKLPQPDVLEWTAEEAEGLDQQDSTHTRQAGTKICASYINYYAGNSSIVVPLFGDRNDKVAMATLAELFPQHNIVGIENSREILLGGGNVACITMPQYAGTASNKKGA
- a CDS encoding extracellular solute-binding protein, with the translated sequence MGLHKLTQALMLVLAPLCVQAADTAKPVVNLYIWGEYLAPDTLKNFEAKTGIHVVVDHFDSLETVETKLLTGRSGYDLVLTAGQHLSRAIQSGAIQTVDKQQLPHFAGVGEEFRQHMAVFDPGNRYAGIYAWGTTGVGFQQEAVKQRLPDAPTDSWAMLFDPAVVSKFADCGVSLLNDPNEVFAAVMKYMGLDINRQSLDDLKLAEQQLAKFRPYIRYFDNDLNISDLANGNTCVAMSWNGNVAIAAGQAQAANKPYALKYRIPKEGTLIWFDAMVIPKDAPHPQAGLALMDYLMTPEVIAPITDTIHYANAITAADGLIDPAIRADPGTYPAQAVRASLYSKNDNGKAFNRALIRAFSRLKSGL